From Candidatus Zixiibacteriota bacterium, one genomic window encodes:
- a CDS encoding outer membrane beta-barrel protein, with product MRKTILSLCCLGLFTVSTYAQNEDESPVSIYLGGLIALPSSDGFSHSYDEGYHAFAGIGGNLSDEFHLIGKAEYTEFDLATSNSDPFDGNGLSIWSFGGDLRYALGSDNTAKLRPFLLGGVGVAVVDFANTHSNVNIDVDNNNNQFPLTDRPNDEKFYYNVGVGMELTASENFGLFIQGRYVSIATTGENMSYVPISLGLRIF from the coding sequence ATGAGGAAGACAATATTATCACTTTGTTGTCTCGGACTGTTTACTGTTTCGACGTATGCCCAGAATGAAGACGAATCACCCGTCTCTATCTATCTTGGTGGACTTATCGCTCTCCCGTCATCGGACGGATTTAGTCATTCTTATGATGAAGGTTACCATGCCTTTGCTGGAATCGGCGGTAATCTATCAGACGAATTTCACCTCATCGGTAAAGCGGAATATACCGAGTTTGACCTCGCCACATCTAATAGCGATCCATTTGACGGCAATGGCTTGTCTATCTGGTCGTTCGGCGGCGATCTTCGTTACGCCTTAGGCAGCGACAACACAGCTAAGCTCAGGCCATTTCTTCTTGGCGGTGTCGGAGTGGCTGTCGTTGATTTTGCCAATACTCATTCGAATGTCAACATTGATGTCGACAATAACAATAACCAATTTCCCCTGACTGACAGACCGAATGATGAAAAATTCTACTATAATGTTGGCGTAGGCATGGAACTGACTGCAAGTGAAAACTTTGGTCTTTTTATCCAAGGCCGGTATGTAAGCATTGCGACCACGGGTGAGAATATGTCTTATGTCCCCATTTCGCTTGGCTTACGAATCTTCTAA
- a CDS encoding 3-hydroxybutyryl-CoA dehydrogenase yields the protein MEIKNVSIIGSGTMGNGISQVFASNGYNVTLIDIKQDFLDKAVSNISGSLDRLIKKAAITDADKNTTLGRIKTSTDIKSAAGSQIVIEAVTEDLKVKSSIFAQLDAVCPHSTILASNTSSLPITQLASSTKRPDRFIGMHFMNPVPIMKLVEVIRGLATSDETYKVTQDLALKLGKTPVEVNDYPGFIANRILLPMINEAIFAHMEGVGTVQAIDDVMKLGMGHPMGPLTLADFIGLDVCLAILEVMHAGLGDPKYRPAPLLRKMVQAGYLGRKSGRGFYSYD from the coding sequence ATGGAAATTAAAAACGTCTCAATTATCGGCTCCGGTACGATGGGGAATGGTATTTCTCAGGTTTTTGCCTCAAATGGATATAATGTCACGCTCATTGATATCAAACAGGATTTTTTGGATAAGGCCGTTTCGAACATTTCAGGTTCGCTCGATCGGCTTATCAAGAAAGCGGCTATTACCGATGCCGACAAAAACACCACACTCGGTCGAATCAAGACATCAACGGATATCAAATCCGCGGCAGGCTCTCAGATTGTAATCGAAGCCGTAACTGAAGATCTAAAAGTAAAGTCATCGATTTTTGCTCAACTTGATGCTGTCTGTCCGCACAGTACAATTTTGGCCAGTAACACATCCTCGCTACCGATTACACAGCTCGCATCCTCTACAAAACGTCCGGACAGGTTTATCGGCATGCACTTTATGAACCCAGTGCCTATAATGAAGCTCGTTGAGGTAATTCGCGGCCTCGCAACCAGCGATGAAACGTACAAGGTAACGCAAGACTTGGCGTTAAAGCTGGGCAAAACCCCGGTTGAGGTAAATGATTATCCTGGATTTATTGCAAACAGGATACTGTTGCCGATGATAAACGAGGCGATATTCGCTCACATGGAAGGTGTCGGGACAGTTCAGGCGATTGATGATGTGATGAAGCTTGGCATGGGACATCCGATGGGACCACTGACTCTGGCCGATTTTATTGGACTCGATGTTTGTCTTGCGATTCTGGAGGTTATGCACGCCGGGCTTGGGGATCCGAAATACCGTCCGGCTCCGCTTCTGCGAAAAATGGTGCAGGCGGGATATTTAGGAAGAAAATCCGGTCGGGGATTCTATTCGTATGACTGA
- a CDS encoding acyl-CoA dehydrogenase family protein, translating into MLDKKHTEYRERVRAFAQDVIEPLALTLDLEQRFPTEHLKPLTDFGLMGALVPEAYGGRPIDTISYCIAVEELCRVCGSTGIIVAAHNSLGTVPIYRFGSEAQKKKYLPRAAKGELLAFGLTEPDAGSDAGGTRTQAVKNGDSWTVNGSKCWITSAPQAFAVNATARTSSDLTDKRITTFIFEKDWDGYAVGKKENKLGLRGSDTAFLHFSDMKVPDENRLGEVGMGFKQMLITLDGGRISIGAMALGLGQGAFDCAVKFAAERMQFGKPIATFQGIAHKLADMATELEAARLMIYETAAMKDAGVPFSRHSAMCKLFASEVGTRACATAMTILGGIGFYTGPYPVERMWRDVKLCEIGEGTSEIQRLVIARDLIKSLETK; encoded by the coding sequence GTGTTGGATAAAAAGCACACCGAATACCGCGAGCGAGTCCGTGCGTTTGCGCAAGATGTCATTGAACCTCTCGCGCTGACGCTTGACCTTGAACAGAGATTCCCGACCGAACATCTAAAACCGCTGACTGATTTCGGTCTCATGGGCGCGCTTGTGCCGGAAGCGTACGGGGGACGTCCGATTGATACCATTTCATACTGCATTGCAGTCGAGGAACTTTGCCGGGTCTGCGGTTCTACTGGTATTATTGTCGCGGCGCATAACTCACTTGGGACAGTTCCGATTTATCGGTTTGGCTCAGAGGCGCAGAAAAAAAAGTATCTTCCGCGCGCCGCAAAAGGGGAGTTGCTTGCGTTCGGACTCACCGAACCCGATGCCGGCTCCGATGCCGGCGGCACACGCACACAGGCGGTCAAAAACGGTGACAGTTGGACGGTCAATGGCTCGAAATGCTGGATAACTTCGGCGCCGCAGGCATTCGCTGTCAATGCCACCGCACGCACATCGAGCGATCTGACCGACAAACGTATTACCACTTTTATCTTCGAGAAAGACTGGGATGGATATGCTGTCGGCAAAAAAGAGAACAAATTGGGACTTCGCGGTTCGGATACGGCATTCCTGCATTTTTCAGATATGAAAGTTCCGGATGAGAACCGACTTGGCGAGGTGGGTATGGGTTTCAAACAGATGCTGATCACACTCGATGGCGGACGTATCAGCATTGGCGCAATGGCGCTTGGTCTCGGACAGGGGGCCTTTGATTGCGCGGTCAAATTTGCCGCAGAACGAATGCAATTCGGGAAACCGATTGCTACTTTTCAGGGGATTGCGCACAAGCTGGCCGATATGGCAACTGAACTCGAGGCCGCGCGTCTGATGATCTACGAAACGGCCGCCATGAAAGATGCTGGTGTCCCCTTTAGCCGCCATTCGGCTATGTGTAAACTGTTCGCTTCCGAAGTCGGCACGCGCGCCTGCGCGACGGCCATGACCATTCTTGGTGGGATTGGCTTTTATACTGGCCCATATCCTGTAGAGAGAATGTGGCGTGATGTCAAACTCTGCGAAATCGGCGAAGGCACTTCGGAAATTCAACGGCTGGTTATTGCGCGCGATTTAATCAAATCGCTTGAAACAAAATAG
- a CDS encoding enoyl-CoA hydratase-related protein, producing the protein MKSLSTINYEKNNAVGRITFNGPEIHNAFNATVISELSALLSEIEIDPSIRVVVLTGAGKSFCAGADLNWMRSVVSQSFEENLAESNKLADLFYQFYTFRCPIIARVNGAAIGGGTGFVAVCDIAIASESSVFSFSEVKIGVVPACIGPYVIKKMGEGKARELFITGERMNAVRAREVGLVNSVVADGDLDNEVDKLIASILSSGPSAVSMAKKLISEVSAMPPEEFKPYTAEIIARLRISAEGQEGMDAFLNKRKPKWSAE; encoded by the coding sequence ATGAAATCATTGTCCACAATCAATTACGAGAAAAACAATGCCGTTGGGCGAATTACTTTCAATGGCCCTGAGATCCATAATGCATTTAACGCGACAGTTATCTCGGAGCTATCTGCTTTACTGAGTGAAATTGAAATCGACCCATCGATTCGGGTGGTCGTTCTGACTGGCGCAGGAAAATCATTTTGCGCCGGAGCCGATCTCAACTGGATGCGCTCGGTGGTTTCGCAATCGTTTGAGGAGAATCTTGCTGAGTCGAACAAACTCGCCGATCTGTTTTATCAATTCTATACCTTTCGTTGTCCTATTATTGCGCGAGTGAATGGCGCGGCTATAGGGGGAGGAACGGGTTTTGTTGCGGTGTGTGATATCGCTATCGCCTCTGAGTCATCGGTATTCTCTTTTTCCGAAGTCAAAATTGGCGTTGTTCCAGCCTGCATAGGCCCCTACGTTATCAAAAAAATGGGGGAAGGGAAAGCGCGCGAACTCTTCATAACAGGCGAGCGGATGAATGCTGTGCGCGCCAGAGAGGTCGGCCTGGTCAATAGCGTAGTAGCCGATGGCGATCTTGATAATGAAGTCGACAAACTCATTGCCTCCATTCTCAGTTCCGGACCATCTGCGGTTTCGATGGCCAAGAAACTCATAAGTGAAGTTTCAGCTATGCCACCTGAAGAATTCAAACCGTATACTGCTGAGATAATTGCGCGATTGCGAATTTCCGCTGAGGGTCAGGAAGGTATGGACGCATTCTTGAATAAGCGCAAACCGAAATGGTCGGCTGAATAA
- a CDS encoding acetyl-CoA carboxylase biotin carboxylase subunit, translating into MPMPFKKILIANRSEIAVRVMHACRTLGIKSVAVYSDADLKSRHRFFADESVHIGSASPCESYLNIDRLISAAKSSGTDAIHPGYGFLAENPLFPKACKDAGIIFIGPTAEAMQLMGNKVESRKKMAQAGVQMTPGMQSSEIDIKVFEQAAKKVGYPVMIKAAAGGGGKGMRVVSDPTQLLSAIEAARREAKNAFGDDSVYLEKYIANPRHIEFQIIADNHGNCVHLFERECSIQRRHQKIIEETPSVALDSALRAKMGADAVKVAKAAGYTNAGTVEFLLDQSGHYYFLEMNTRIQVEHPITEMVTGLDLVIEQIRIAAGLPLSEHIINASQRGHAIECRIYAEDGNNNFLPSTGTILHYSEPSGPGVRVDSGIEKGMAVGIDYDPIMAKLIVHAPDRTSAIEKMIDALNNYHILGVKTSKRFMIDVLNHPEFQKGNTFTNFIESHMSERQIAKSPDNSLAALIASASSHSAAGSSSRSASIEQNSLQPWQAFRDWEIGGDILYEE; encoded by the coding sequence ATGCCAATGCCGTTTAAAAAGATACTCATCGCAAACCGATCCGAGATAGCCGTACGGGTAATGCACGCCTGTCGGACGCTCGGCATCAAATCTGTCGCGGTCTATTCCGATGCCGATCTCAAGAGCAGGCATCGCTTTTTCGCCGATGAATCTGTGCATATCGGTTCGGCATCGCCGTGCGAGTCATATCTAAACATTGATAGGCTTATTTCTGCGGCAAAAAGCAGCGGCACGGATGCGATTCATCCCGGATATGGTTTTTTGGCGGAGAATCCGCTTTTTCCTAAAGCCTGTAAAGATGCCGGTATTATATTTATTGGGCCGACAGCGGAAGCGATGCAATTGATGGGGAACAAAGTAGAGTCACGAAAGAAGATGGCGCAAGCCGGGGTGCAGATGACTCCCGGGATGCAGAGCAGCGAAATTGATATAAAAGTATTTGAGCAGGCCGCCAAAAAGGTCGGATATCCAGTTATGATAAAAGCGGCGGCGGGCGGCGGGGGAAAGGGAATGCGGGTTGTTTCGGATCCAACCCAGCTTCTTTCTGCCATCGAGGCCGCGAGACGTGAGGCGAAAAATGCCTTCGGAGATGACTCGGTCTATCTTGAAAAGTATATTGCCAATCCGCGCCATATTGAGTTCCAGATTATTGCAGACAACCACGGTAACTGCGTGCATCTCTTCGAACGGGAATGTTCGATTCAGCGACGGCATCAGAAAATTATCGAAGAAACGCCATCGGTTGCCCTTGATAGCGCGCTCCGCGCAAAGATGGGCGCCGATGCTGTTAAAGTTGCCAAAGCGGCGGGATACACCAACGCTGGCACAGTCGAATTTCTCTTAGACCAATCAGGCCACTATTATTTTCTTGAGATGAACACCCGTATCCAAGTCGAACACCCTATCACCGAAATGGTGACCGGGCTTGATCTTGTCATTGAACAAATCAGAATTGCGGCGGGACTGCCGTTGTCTGAACACATTATCAATGCCAGTCAACGCGGTCATGCTATCGAATGCCGCATTTATGCCGAAGACGGCAACAATAATTTCTTACCGTCGACCGGGACAATTCTTCATTATTCTGAACCGAGTGGGCCAGGCGTTCGAGTGGATTCCGGTATTGAGAAGGGGATGGCAGTCGGTATTGACTATGATCCTATCATGGCGAAACTCATCGTTCATGCTCCTGATCGGACGTCTGCCATTGAGAAAATGATCGATGCGCTGAATAATTATCATATTCTCGGAGTAAAAACCTCTAAGCGATTTATGATCGACGTCCTCAATCATCCCGAGTTTCAAAAAGGGAATACTTTTACCAACTTTATTGAAAGCCACATGTCCGAACGACAGATTGCGAAGTCTCCGGACAATTCGCTCGCGGCTTTAATTGCATCAGCAAGCTCACATTCAGCAGCAGGTTCTTCTTCACGTTCCGCAAGCATTGAGCAGAATTCGCTTCAGCCTTGGCAGGCTTTCCGTGACTGGGAGATAGGAGGCGATATCCTTTATGAAGAATGA
- the gatB gene encoding Asp-tRNA(Asn)/Glu-tRNA(Gln) amidotransferase subunit GatB translates to MAEYNGFEPVIGLEVHAQLLTETKVFCGCKSAYGASPNTYTCPICLGLPGSLPVLNKKAAEYAMKMILAVGGKVSNRSVFARKNYFYPDLPKGYQISQFDKPIGEGGSIPYRLDSGEEKLCRLIRIHLEEDAGKLLHPEAGENYSRVDLNRCGAPLIEIVTEADIRSPEEAYAYLVTLRQLVQYLEVCSGDMEKGHLRCDANVSVRPVGQKKFGTRTEVKNMNSFKGVERAITYEINRQIALIQSGGEVIQATLLWNEAKQAAEMMRTKEESHDYRYFPEPDLVNLVISDSWIHSVRDSLPELPKARATRFVTQYGIREYDAQVLTATRALAKYYEKVMESFGDGIAASNWIQTELLGVINQQKKDIATCTIEPEIIADLLTLVKSGKISGKIAKTVFKEMNISGKSPASIIQKKVLEQISDESLLEEVITEIFDKNQANVTSYRAGKTALFGFFVGQTMKATGGRANPNVVSTLLKKMLEG, encoded by the coding sequence GTGGCAGAGTATAATGGTTTTGAGCCGGTAATCGGCCTTGAAGTTCACGCTCAGCTTTTGACGGAAACTAAAGTCTTCTGCGGCTGTAAATCCGCCTACGGCGCGTCCCCGAATACATACACTTGTCCCATATGTCTCGGCCTGCCGGGGTCGCTTCCGGTTCTCAATAAGAAGGCCGCCGAGTATGCGATGAAGATGATTCTTGCAGTCGGCGGAAAGGTCAGCAACCGCTCGGTGTTCGCCCGTAAGAATTATTTCTATCCCGATCTTCCCAAGGGCTACCAAATTTCCCAGTTCGACAAACCTATTGGCGAAGGCGGTTCGATACCATATCGACTGGATTCCGGCGAAGAAAAACTCTGCCGGCTTATCCGAATCCATCTTGAAGAAGATGCCGGCAAACTGCTTCATCCCGAAGCCGGCGAAAATTACTCGAGAGTTGATCTCAACCGATGCGGCGCGCCGCTAATTGAGATCGTGACCGAAGCTGATATCCGAAGTCCCGAAGAGGCCTATGCATACCTTGTAACATTACGACAGCTTGTGCAGTATCTTGAAGTCTGTTCCGGGGACATGGAAAAGGGGCATTTGCGATGCGATGCCAATGTCTCTGTCCGTCCGGTCGGTCAGAAAAAATTCGGTACTCGGACAGAAGTCAAAAATATGAATTCCTTTAAAGGTGTTGAGCGGGCGATTACCTATGAGATAAATCGTCAGATTGCGCTCATACAAAGCGGCGGCGAAGTCATCCAGGCTACGTTGCTTTGGAACGAGGCCAAACAGGCCGCGGAGATGATGCGCACCAAAGAAGAATCGCATGACTATCGCTATTTCCCCGAGCCAGACTTGGTGAATCTTGTGATTTCTGATTCATGGATACACTCGGTGAGAGACAGCCTTCCGGAACTCCCCAAAGCTCGCGCCACCCGATTTGTCACGCAATATGGTATTCGTGAATACGACGCGCAGGTATTGACCGCTACGAGGGCGCTTGCGAAATATTACGAAAAGGTCATGGAGAGTTTCGGTGACGGTATCGCCGCCTCAAACTGGATACAGACCGAGCTTCTTGGAGTGATTAATCAGCAAAAAAAAGATATCGCAACCTGCACAATCGAACCGGAAATAATTGCAGATCTCTTAACCCTGGTAAAGTCAGGCAAGATTTCCGGTAAAATCGCCAAGACCGTCTTTAAAGAGATGAACATTTCCGGCAAAAGCCCTGCGTCCATAATTCAAAAGAAGGTGCTGGAGCAAATTTCGGATGAGTCTTTGCTTGAAGAAGTTATAACTGAGATTTTTGATAAGAATCAGGCAAATGTCACCAGCTATCGTGCAGGCAAGACTGCGCT
- a CDS encoding acetyl-CoA C-acetyltransferase, with product MSERNAAYIVAATRSAIGLLHGGIGSFTAPQLGAFAIKEVLERSGINPKDIDEVIMGHVIQGGTGQAPARQAAIHGGVPPEVPAMTINKVCGSGLKAIMLAAQSIRAGDQNVVVAGGMESMSQTPYVLRGAKTGTRFGHQKLDDIMITDGLWDSFNNFHMGNAAELTRQKANLTREMQDEFAYNSHKKALEAQKSGKFKEEIFDIAVPQRKGDPVIFNIDEGPRADISIQGLAKLKPAFDKEGTVTAGNAPGLNDGSSATVVVSEKYMRDKGLKPLAKIIDYAVAGTAPEDLFFAPIFAVQKLMKKMNVNINHWDLIEANEAFAAQVLADGNELKWDWSRVNVHGGAVALGHPIGASGSRIVTTLIYALKDRGLKTGMATLCLGGGNAVVMAIERV from the coding sequence ATGTCTGAGAGAAATGCTGCATACATAGTGGCGGCCACGCGAAGCGCAATTGGTTTGCTGCATGGAGGCATTGGCAGCTTTACCGCTCCCCAGCTTGGAGCCTTTGCCATTAAAGAGGTATTAGAAAGGTCGGGGATTAATCCGAAGGATATAGATGAAGTAATCATGGGCCATGTAATCCAAGGGGGCACGGGCCAGGCCCCAGCCCGGCAAGCCGCTATTCATGGCGGCGTACCGCCTGAAGTCCCGGCCATGACAATCAATAAAGTCTGTGGCTCAGGACTGAAAGCGATAATGCTCGCCGCTCAATCTATTCGCGCTGGAGACCAGAACGTTGTTGTTGCGGGCGGAATGGAATCGATGTCGCAGACACCGTATGTTTTACGCGGGGCGAAAACCGGAACACGCTTTGGTCACCAGAAGCTTGATGACATTATGATTACCGACGGTCTATGGGATAGCTTCAATAATTTTCATATGGGGAACGCCGCCGAACTTACCCGTCAGAAGGCCAACCTCACCCGCGAGATGCAGGATGAATTTGCTTACAACTCGCACAAGAAGGCGCTTGAGGCGCAAAAGAGCGGAAAGTTCAAAGAAGAAATATTCGATATTGCCGTTCCGCAGCGCAAAGGGGATCCGGTTATTTTTAATATCGACGAAGGGCCTCGGGCCGATATTTCCATCCAGGGTCTGGCTAAACTAAAACCAGCCTTTGATAAGGAAGGAACTGTCACGGCCGGCAATGCGCCGGGTCTCAACGATGGCTCTTCGGCGACAGTCGTGGTCTCCGAGAAATATATGCGAGACAAAGGTTTAAAACCGCTGGCTAAAATCATCGACTATGCTGTTGCGGGAACAGCGCCAGAAGATCTTTTCTTTGCGCCAATTTTCGCTGTACAGAAGCTTATGAAGAAGATGAATGTCAATATAAACCACTGGGACCTTATCGAAGCCAACGAAGCTTTCGCGGCGCAGGTTCTTGCCGATGGAAACGAACTTAAATGGGATTGGTCGCGTGTCAATGTCCATGGCGGCGCAGTAGCTCTCGGGCATCCAATTGGCGCATCGGGATCGCGGATTGTGACTACATTAATCTATGCGCTTAAAGATCGCGGACTAAAGACGGGCATGGCGACGTTGTGTCTTGGCGGTGGGAACGCTGTCGTGATGGCAATAGAGCGCGTATAA
- a CDS encoding biotin/lipoyl-containing protein, with protein MKNEFLIRGELVSTEFEREGDTIVSTIADSRVTITPSGNGLFICLIDGQRKSAAVALNRGIFLVEIDSVVYELHDPSDDSNGAAASDHIVEKNKIFAPMPGKIVKILVSVGNDVVEKQPMVIVEAMKMENQVNAKASGKVKAIHFKEGDQVDTERPIIELTLE; from the coding sequence ATGAAGAATGAATTTCTTATACGTGGTGAGCTTGTCTCCACGGAGTTTGAGCGTGAAGGAGATACTATTGTTTCTACAATCGCGGACAGTAGGGTAACAATTACTCCGAGCGGCAATGGTCTTTTTATCTGCTTGATAGACGGGCAGAGAAAAAGCGCGGCGGTGGCTTTGAATAGAGGAATATTCCTCGTTGAAATCGATTCCGTCGTCTATGAGCTTCATGATCCAAGCGACGACAGCAATGGCGCTGCCGCCTCGGACCACATCGTTGAGAAAAACAAGATATTCGCGCCCATGCCGGGCAAAATAGTGAAGATTCTTGTTTCAGTGGGGAATGATGTTGTTGAGAAGCAGCCGATGGTTATCGTCGAAGCAATGAAGATGGAAAATCAGGTCAATGCAAAGGCATCGGGGAAAGTCAAGGCTATCCATTTTAAGGAAGGAGACCAGGTGGATACCGAGCGGCCAATTATCGAGTTGACTCTTGAATAA
- a CDS encoding acyl-CoA dehydrogenase family protein — protein sequence MDFNLTQEDAELKEMARDLAIKRIYPIAMEMDESEETPRDLIKECADLGYFGFTIPEEYGGLGLSTTAFMGVLEELCAASAGFGIMISVHNTLVADAFKFFASDALKKKYLPRMATGELIGAYCLTEPHSGTDAGALITSAVDKGDHYVINGNKSYVTNGGYAGVYVVFAKTHPEEGNRGISLFAVERTAPGITLGKPERKLGIKSSDTREINFVDVKVPKENLIGPLKNGFKQAMQILNGGRIGVAFQATGISQAALDEAIKYSKQRKQFDQPIANFQAIQFKIADMAMRIDAGRLLAYRAALLKDQNKPFQREASMAKLFCSQSANFVTNEALQIHGGYGYIKEYPVERYFRDARVTELYEGTSEAQRMVISRDILRD from the coding sequence ATGGATTTTAATTTGACTCAGGAAGACGCCGAGCTGAAAGAAATGGCCCGGGATTTAGCGATAAAACGAATCTATCCGATTGCGATGGAAATGGATGAGAGCGAAGAGACCCCGCGTGATCTGATTAAAGAGTGCGCTGACCTTGGATATTTTGGGTTTACTATTCCCGAAGAATACGGCGGACTCGGGCTATCTACAACCGCCTTTATGGGCGTGCTTGAGGAGTTGTGCGCGGCTTCGGCTGGTTTTGGAATTATGATATCGGTGCATAATACGCTTGTGGCTGATGCGTTCAAATTCTTCGCAAGCGATGCCCTCAAGAAAAAATATTTGCCGCGAATGGCGACAGGTGAGTTGATCGGCGCGTATTGTCTCACTGAACCGCACTCTGGCACCGATGCTGGCGCGCTTATAACATCGGCTGTCGACAAAGGGGACCATTACGTTATCAATGGCAACAAGAGCTATGTCACCAATGGCGGCTATGCTGGAGTATATGTTGTGTTCGCTAAAACCCATCCCGAAGAAGGCAACCGCGGCATCTCTTTGTTTGCTGTCGAAAGAACGGCCCCGGGCATAACGCTCGGAAAGCCTGAGAGGAAGCTTGGAATCAAAAGTTCTGACACCCGCGAAATAAACTTTGTCGATGTTAAAGTGCCGAAAGAAAATCTCATCGGGCCGCTCAAAAACGGTTTCAAACAGGCCATGCAAATTCTCAACGGAGGACGGATCGGCGTCGCTTTTCAAGCAACTGGTATTTCCCAGGCGGCGCTCGATGAAGCTATCAAATATTCTAAACAGCGAAAACAATTTGATCAGCCAATTGCAAATTTCCAGGCGATTCAATTCAAGATTGCCGATATGGCAATGAGAATAGACGCCGGGCGGCTTTTAGCGTACAGAGCCGCACTGCTGAAAGACCAAAACAAACCATTTCAGCGTGAAGCCTCAATGGCCAAACTGTTTTGCTCCCAGTCCGCAAATTTTGTAACGAACGAAGCCCTGCAGATTCATGGCGGCTACGGCTACATCAAAGAATATCCTGTGGAGCGATACTTCCGCGATGCGCGTGTGACTGAGCTTTATGAAGGCACATCAGAGGCTCAACGGATGGTTATTTCCCGCGATATACTGAGGGACTAA
- the gatA gene encoding Asp-tRNA(Asn)/Glu-tRNA(Gln) amidotransferase subunit GatA translates to MSDYKNLTAVEISEQVRSGKLRAVDLAKEALRLAGTEGKELNAFITLCEEKALAQAKAVDEVVKSGKASNLPLAGVPIAIKDNISYTDYPCTCASHILDKYVPPYDATVVTRLVDAGAVIIGKTNMDEFAMGSSNENSYYGPVKNPVRHDLAPGGSSGGSAAVVAQRIVPLAFGSETGGSVRQPASFCGVYGLKPSYGGISRYGLVAFASSTDQISPFANSIEDLALVYSAVCGRDSNDSTSVAFDHPNYASALKTEKKFRFGIPKEYFAKGLEPEVGDVVQRAIDSLKKEGHSFIEISLPMTQMAIPIYYIVASAEASANLARFDGVKYGLRESRDKSLAQMYGDTRAKGFGREVKRRIMLGTYVLSSGYYDAYYIKASKVRELMRREYEEAFKTVDMIISPTAPTPAFKLGEKISDPLAMYLSDVYTAPANLAGIPAISVPFGVSRDGRPIGVQFIAGYMNETALFQVSKIVADIQ, encoded by the coding sequence ATGTCGGACTATAAGAATCTAACGGCCGTAGAAATATCCGAGCAGGTTCGTTCCGGAAAACTACGGGCTGTCGATTTAGCGAAAGAGGCCTTGCGGCTTGCCGGAACCGAGGGGAAAGAGCTCAACGCCTTCATTACCCTCTGTGAAGAGAAGGCGCTCGCGCAAGCAAAGGCGGTCGATGAGGTCGTAAAATCCGGCAAGGCTTCCAATTTGCCCCTCGCGGGGGTTCCAATCGCAATCAAAGATAATATTTCATACACCGATTATCCCTGTACCTGCGCCTCGCATATTCTCGATAAATATGTTCCGCCCTATGATGCGACGGTTGTTACCCGGCTTGTCGATGCCGGGGCGGTTATAATCGGCAAGACGAATATGGATGAGTTCGCCATGGGATCATCCAATGAGAATTCTTACTACGGTCCGGTCAAAAATCCGGTCCGACATGATTTGGCGCCGGGCGGATCATCGGGCGGCTCAGCGGCGGTAGTGGCCCAAAGAATTGTTCCGCTTGCATTCGGTTCCGAGACGGGCGGGTCAGTACGACAACCGGCATCTTTTTGCGGTGTCTATGGCCTGAAGCCTTCGTATGGCGGTATATCGCGTTACGGACTTGTGGCATTCGCTTCCTCTACCGACCAGATAAGTCCGTTTGCAAATTCAATCGAGGACCTTGCGCTTGTTTATTCGGCGGTCTGCGGACGCGACAGCAATGATTCGACCTCGGTCGCCTTTGATCATCCTAATTACGCGTCTGCGCTTAAGACAGAGAAGAAGTTTCGGTTTGGGATTCCGAAAGAATATTTTGCTAAAGGACTTGAGCCTGAAGTCGGCGATGTCGTACAGAGGGCAATTGACTCTCTTAAAAAAGAAGGCCATTCATTTATCGAAATCTCGCTTCCCATGACCCAGATGGCGATTCCGATCTATTATATTGTGGCATCTGCCGAAGCGTCGGCTAATCTTGCGCGGTTTGATGGAGTCAAATACGGCCTTCGCGAGAGCCGTGACAAATCCTTAGCGCAAATGTATGGCGACACTCGCGCAAAAGGATTTGGGCGTGAAGTGAAACGGAGAATAATGCTTGGGACATACGTGCTGTCGTCGGGTTACTACGACGCCTATTATATCAAGGCTTCGAAAGTGCGCGAACTTATGCGACGGGAATACGAAGAAGCTTTCAAAACTGTGGATATGATAATTTCGCCGACAGCGCCAACTCCGGCCTTCAAACTCGGCGAAAAGATTTCCGATCCACTGGCAATGTACCTGAGCGATGTCTACACCGCACCAGCCAACCTTGCTGGAATACCCGCGATCTCGGTACCGTTTGGAGTTTCAAGGGATGGGAGACCGATTGGTGTTCAGTTTATTGCAGGGTATATGAACGAAACAGCGTTGTTTCAGGTTTCAAAAATAGTCGCGGATATTCAATAA